The genomic DNA TAGATTatacaaaagattaaaaagtggGATTGCCAGTCAGTCCTCATGCCACAgcaggttaaaaataaacaccataAAAGTGTGTCCACTTCCTTCATATCACAtgccaaaacaataaaaacaaacaaatgattcATCCTCTGTGATGCTGGACCCAAACTCTGTTACAAGAAGGaagcttcattaaaaaaaaccaagaaactTTTCCTTATTATAAACAAAAGCTACTGGATGTGGAATAAAAGCTgaacaaaacatgaacaggtgagaaaacaaacaaataaattcacttttaaaaGGATCAAATTTGCACATGCACaacaaactataaaaactgtttataatAAAAAGGCCAGGAGTCTGGTCTCTTCTGTTTCCCAATAGCAGCATTAAacttaaaacactaaaatatagTCTAGAGGTTTGCAACGTTTACAACCCATAGAGCCAATTTTCCCCTCAGCtcagcaaaataaaagtcatttagAGCCTCaactgttaaaattattttttgaaaaaaatagaacttattattttttaacaaatatccactacattttctttatttttacgcattaaagaaaagaaaatcttttgcaTTAAGAGAGTGGACCGGAACCCCCGATCTTGGACAAGTCTAGAATTtccacccccccaaaaaaaataattaaaggaacgtttgcatttaaataatatcaatatgataagacaaaagaaacaaaaaacgaaataaatctgtcatttatctcagaaaaaaataagaaggatTTGTGAGGTCCCCCCCTCCATTGTTAGaacaatggttcagtccaaagAGTGGGCGGAGCCACAGCAGCTGAACTGTACAGGCTGGCAGAGCCGCTGAAGTCAggagctagctgttagctgtaGCTCTGTAGCACAAATAAAACGCTCCAGTaagtaaataaagcaaaagacatgtaacacattttatttactttcactgctCAATAGAGTGAatcacattaacaataaaaatcagactgcAGTTCGTTGTTTCATTACTTTGGCAGAATCTTGATAAGCTGCCTCATTAGCAAAACTGCTACTCTGCTTTCATAGATTTAAGTTTCTTTAGTTAAAGGTAGCAAACATGTCATTCATATTGAGATTCTTTAACTTTAAGTTAATTAGAAGAGTTTGAAACAGGAGGAAGGAGCTGAGCAAGTGGACCCAGCTCAGAGTGGGAGCCGAGAACagatagaaaaaacagaaagctgctttatttctcactgtcttCAACGTAGAGcctttaaaacagcaacataaaatctgaatatttttctatataagTCCCAGTGCTTTAATAGTTACGTTTAAGTTATGATTCTCCCCACATATTAATTTCTATCTCCTTGTTTGTTCTCAGTCACCCAGGAcatgacaaaactaaaataggcttaaaaataatgcaacttaacaagttaaaatttaaatagCCCATGACTTGTATTGGGAgccatttcaataaatcaatgtttatgaggaattttattaagagcagttactcattaaagcttttatatttagaaccttaaatttttgtaaaggtgtagcagagatAAGATCGTCAGACTGAACAAATCTCGTATCTaagcaacatttgaattttagttttacttctcaacattttgtttactaggaaaaacacacatttgatGTGTGCATTACTAGTCATGTTTGGTCCTGGAGGTTGAATATggtttaaaagctttttaaaccaTATCTTATGTATCATGCAGTAAATTCGTGGATGCCCCCCAAATTGAGAAACTTAAGAAATTTTCCTGTTTATGGTTCCCCCCAATAATGAGATGGGATTTACGCTCTTGGTTTCTAAGTTTAccaaactcaaaaaaataatgaatttgttttaaaatcataaaaaatatgttttcttcaaaGCCTCAAGGAAGTAAACTAGGGActtgttttttgtcttcctggagtttttcacaagaaaaatgtctgattgGCGCGCAGCTTCTCATTCCTTTCACTCATCAGATGGGCAGTGAGCCACAAGTTGTGATTCTAGGAACGATATGGGTTGAACACATAACATTCCCCCGTCAGCCAGCAGCCAATGGCAGTCAGGAAACAGTTTAAAGCTACTGTGACGCTGTTCAGCAGTTTGTTGAGGGGTGTATGAAAAGCTGCCAACCATGTCAGGTTGAAGATAGTCGCTGAGGAAACAACTGGGCACAGGTGCTAAAAAACCCTTTTTATTACTGTCAGTATATGTTTAATTGAATAGATTTGTTGCATATAGAGAGTGTTTGTGATAATTGCTaagtgtttcatatttaatctgCAGGCTTACCTTTGAATCTGACAGGTAAGGTTGATCCTCCTTTTATATTTCCAACTTTACGTTTCATAAACGAGGTGAAAGAAGttgaacttttgtttatttgccttACAGAATGCGCTACATTGCCGTCTTTGCTTTGCTGGCAGCCTGTGTGTGGGCAGAGGGTAAGAGCACAAGCTGCTACAGGACTTTTTAAACTACCAGGAGTAAATCTAAAtagtttttctgaaatgctctcatgtttatttctgtttgcagattCCCACTATTCGTTCTCACCGTCTGTGGGATCAGGAAGCGGATCCCCGTTCAGTATAACTGGAGAGGGAAGAATCACGGCCATCCGGGTCTGGGAGGCCTGGGGGAACCACATCTACGGGTAAATATGTCTGGGTTTATATTCAACAGCTTCGTCTACAGctagagttttattttctttacaaaaaaaagtacaatgaACCAATAAtcacttcattttcattttcattttagaattcagaacaaagaaaaacatgcaacttttacacttttattgATTACATGTTTTTGATAAGTATCTATTGAAGGAAatgtgttgacatttttaaagaatctgcattttatttttattttgtaggttttaaaataaaataagaaagtacATGCTGCAAGAGAGGATGCAAACATTTACTTCTGcaggaataaatgaataatatgtcaaatttatttataaagcattttaaaaccaggtttaaattgcaccaaagtgctgcacaaaacaataaaacaatagaataagctgatgaaaagagaaaataataaaaaaaaaatataaaacatcacaacagaaaAGTTTCAGCACCAGGCCTCAATTAAATGCCAACgaatgaaaataagttttatgaatcaatttaaaataatccagACTGTGAACAGATCTAATCTGGTGAGATTAGAAAAGAAGCAGCAATGGAAAATGTCCGATCTGCTTTGGTCTGAAGTCGGGTTCCGAAGAACTTTCAACAGCAGCTGATTATTGGATCTTAAGGTTCCCGAAGATTCAAAAGACCCTGGAGATGAAAGAGGCcaacacatttaaaactctGCAAGTTGTTAAAAGAATCTTAAAATCCATCCGATAGTCAGAAACGTCCAgaatgtttctgctttatttattttttaagaaaacagaaactaatttATCAAGCGTGACATTCATTTCCTTATACAGACAGTTCAAAATGTTCTGATAATTAccagcatttttatttgatcatttattcatttactatgattattattgttatttcttTGGTCTTTGGAGGGGTACCcattaaatcaattatttttgaaatatttcagatttaaactgagttattaaaaatggaaaaaaaccaaaatcctcaccttgttttatatatttaaaaatgttcatacttGATACATTTGTCTTTCTGGTtttttgaatacattaaaaaaccTTAAACAAGATTTctcattatttctctttttaggttttcttaaataaagtaaaatatattttccaacttgaggaaaaaggtaaaagtctccaaataaataaaaaaatgacacatagTTCTTTTCAAAGTCCAATTAGGGAAACAAACTTTAAACGTTTAACTGTTTATCaggatttttattaaaacaaaacaattttatatgTCAAATTTGGTACATCAGTTTCACGTATTATCATAATTTTACTATTTCCAGTCAAatgaaatgtgattattttgccttttctttccctCAGCATCCAGTTGTGCTACGGATCCGTTTGGTCCGAGATCGCTGGATACACGTACAACCAACCCGCAGAGATCAAGCTGTTCAAAGATGAGAAAATCATCCAGGTCTCCGGAAAGTACTCCCACTACATCCAGTCCATAGTCCTCGTCACCGACAGAGGCCGCTCCCTGCAGGTCGGCCAGCCTTCGGGTAATTCCTTCAACATGTATCCAACCCACCAAGACGCAGAGCTGCGCTTCATCAGCGGCCATTACCATGGAGGCCTCAGCTCCT from Gambusia affinis linkage group LG14, SWU_Gaff_1.0, whole genome shotgun sequence includes the following:
- the LOC122843903 gene encoding zymogen granule membrane protein 16-like; amino-acid sequence: MRYIAVFALLAACVWAEDSHYSFSPSVGSGSGSPFSITGEGRITAIRVWEAWGNHIYGIQLCYGSVWSEIAGYTYNQPAEIKLFKDEKIIQVSGKYSHYIQSIVLVTDRGRSLQVGQPSGNSFNMYPTHQDAELRFISGHYHGGLSSFQAHWAALE